The Pseudomonas hefeiensis genomic sequence ATTGTGGGCATTGGTTGCCGGAGGAGTGCTCCGCTGAATTGAACCCTCTGGTGGTCAAGTTCTTGAATAACTGACGAATGCCCTTCGCGCTCGGCCAGTTCGCGGTCGACCATCAGGCCCAGACGCTCATTGAAGCCGAGGTCGTTGATGTCCGGTGTGACGCGCTGCTCGCCAAGCGCTTTGATTGTCCAATAAGTTGCTTCGCCGGCATACTCCGAGCGTTTCGATTCAACTTTGGGTTTCTACGATCCTGAGCCAAGGCCAGCGAGCCTGATAACTTTTCACCTTCTGATCGAACAGGTCTGGCTTGGGATTCTTTGGGTTGATGCGAAGGAGTCCTTGCTCGGTGTCGGTCAGGCCGTTGGGAGCATAGACTTCGCCAGTTTCAACATCCAAACCAATGCAGGTACCGGAAACCAGGTAGCGATCAATTCCGTCTTTAGCCGACTGAAGCTGGGGATAGTCCGCACCAAACCGCTGGCGGTACCACAGGTGAACGCGAGCCTGATTCTTGATCTCAACGTTCACTTCGAGGTCTTGGAAGAGACGCTGAGCTGCGTTGATGACCTCATTCTCAGCGTCCCAAGACAGATTACTGTCGAAGTAAAAAACGTCGTAATCCTTCACCCCCCAAGCTGGCGGCAGTTGTGACTGATGATTCCAGACGGCTTGGAACAGGCAGCCTGCAGTGAGCATGCATTGATTCAAACCGAGTGAAGGTAAGCGCGAGGTGATTTCAGCGTTTATTGGATTGGCCATGGCTATCCTGACCAACCTTTCGACAGTTAACGTCATTTTCGTCCCTTTGGAATCGATATAGTCCTGGCGACCGGCAATACATCATAGTTTTGTAAAATTTCTCCAAAGACAGCGTTTTCACACCCTATGGGCCAAGAGCGGTCGTCGGTGACGGGGGCTACAAACCGGGCTGTCGATGCCGGGCATAGAGTACTGAACCACCCACTCCAGACGTTCCTCTAGTTTGTAGTTCAAACGTATCCGGATATCCCTTGATTAACTCACTGAGTTTTTTATAACCATGGGTGCGAGGGTCGAATTCAGGTCTCAATTTGCTGATGTTGGTGCCCAGCGCACCCAGGTGAACCCAGCCATCCTCGTCGGCAATGTCATCCAAGATCTTCGCAATGAAACTTACGGGTGCCTTGGGCAGTTTTTTTGCCTCGGGCGCACTGGCGACATTGACGGTCTCAATTTCGGCGGGTGACTCGGGTTCGGGTCGATCATGTCCATTGCTTGAAGCGCCAAGCACTTCACCGCGCAGCAATTCGGTATAGATGAACTTGTCGCAGGCCGATACGAACGGTCTCGGGGTTTTTTCTTCACCAAACCCATAGACCGTCAAACCTTCTTCTCGTAACCGCGATGCGAGTCGGGTGAAGTCACTGTCGCTCGAGACCAGGCAGAAACCATCGAAGCGGCGGGTGTACAGCAGGTCCATTGCGTCGATGATCAACGCACTGTCTGTTGCGTTCTTACCTTTGGTATACGCGAACTGTTGAATAGGCTGAATCGAATGGTCGAGCAGCACCTTTTTCCATCCGCCCAACTGAGGGCCAGTCCAGTCGCCATAGATCCGCTTGACGTTGGCGACACCATACTTGGCGATTTCTTCGAATAAACCTTCAACAATTGCCGCGGCGGCGTTGTCGGCGTCGATTAACACTGCCAAGTGTTTTTGCGTGACGGTGGGTGCGTGGATGGCCATAGGTCGTCCTCGAGTTGAGGACTTAAACATACCGTTAAAGCAACGACGAACAAAAGGGGCACCGCTGCCAGAGGGCATGAAACAGTGGGCGGCTGCGTTGATGAGTTTGAAGTTCGATAGGGGTAAGAAATGGCGAATCAACCAGACCCCGAGTCATGCATGTTGCGCCATGAGGTGCAGGGGGACGCGTCAACAGGGGAAGCCTATGGGCCAGGAAATAAGCTGGGTAATCAGGAGTCCGGGATGCCGATGCTGTTATCCGAGTTACTGAGAAGGCGAATACGACCGTAGTACCTGAGAAGCCATGGAACAAAGGGCCTAGCCCTGTGAAGACGGTTTTTCATCCTGAAGGGTGCCCACCAGGGGCACCGTTTTCAGTTCTATCGCAAGACGGCCAGACTCAAACCAAGTCTTCAGGCTGCAGGGTCAAAATGATTTTTCCGACGTTCGCTGAAGATTCCATCCGGCGATGTGCATCGGCAGCACGTGATAACGGGAACGTGCTGTCAACGACAGGCTCGAGGCTTGCAGCGCCATCGAAGCGATCAAGCCAATGCTCGCGGAAGCGCCTGATCATGTCGTGCTTCTCCGGCTGCGTGCGGGACTTCATGACCGTGCCAATGATTTGCAAGTGACGGTAGAGGATCTGCTCCAGCTCTATAGTTACTTTGCCGCCACCGCCGAGGATGCCAACCTGAATCAGGCGGCCGCCATGCGCAAGGGACGCGACGTTTCGTGCGAAGTAGGGCTCGCCGACGAAGTCGATGACGACATCGACGCCTCGACCGTTGGTTTTATCGGCAATGACTTCGGCGAAGTCCTGTGTCTTGTAGTCAATTGCAACATCTGCCCCCAAGTGCTCGACACGAGACAACTTGCTGCCTTCAGTTGTCGCATACACCGTGGCGCCTGTGGCGTAAGCCAGTTGCACGGCGGCAGACCCAACGCCTCCAGCAGCCGCGTGAATCAGCACCGAGTCGCTGGCCTTGAGCCGAGCCAGATGCATCATCGCTTCATGGGCGGTGACGAAGACCTCCGGAATTGCTGCCGCGTGCACATAGTCCAGCTGTGCAGGGATGTGCATGGCCATGCGGTAGTCGATTCGAGCCAGTTCGGCATAGGCGCCGCCTCCAACAACGCCCATCACTCGATCACCCACCTCAAATCCGCTCACCTCACTGCCTGCTTCGATCACCTCACCGGCGATCTCCAGCCCGATGATCAGGGAGTCACCGAAATTAGGATGGCCATAGCCACCCGTTCGATGAGTCAGATCCGCACGGTTCACTCCCGCGGCATAGACACGCACTAGCAGGTCGGTAGGCCGCACTTCAGGGTTGGCAGCCTCTGCGAGTTCCAGGACGTCTGCGGCACCAAATTCTCTGATGTTGATGGCTTTCATGCTGGGTTTTTCTCCGATTCGGTAAACGTGGCGTTGGCGATAGCAGACGCGGTAATGGCACCAGGGAAGCCCACGTAGAAAGCCAGGTGAGTGATCGCCGCGGCAATTTCGTCATGGTTAACGCCATTGCCGACCGCCCGGCGTAAATGAGCGGGCAATTCTTCCGAGTGGCCTCCGGCGATCAATGCGGCCACGGTGATCAGGCTGCGGTCGCGGGGGGACAATGCCGGATCGCTCCAGATCTGCGGATAAAGCGTCGAGTCGACGAACTGCGACAGCTTCGGAGTGAACGCGCGCGCCGCTTCGCGGGGACTGCTGAAATTGATCTTGGACATGGGAATCCTCCTTAAACCTGGCTGATGAATTTGTGGGTCAGATAGTGCTCGATGCCTTCAATGCCGCCTTCCGAGCCATGACCGCTTTCTTTCATGCCGCCGAACGGAAGCTCGGTGGCGACGATGCGGTATTGGTTGATCCCGATCATTCCGGCCTCCAATCCGTCAGCAACGTCAATTGCGGTTCGCGCACTGGATGTGAATGCGTACGCTGAGAGCCCGTAGGGCAGGCGGTTCGCTTCTTTCAGTCCATCCGCCAATTCATCGAACGGCATCAGCACTGCGATGGGGCCAAAGGGTTCTTCGTGCATGACTCGGGCGTTCAGCGGCACATCCGCCAGAACGGTGGGCTGGAAGAAGAAGCCTTCACGTGACAAGGCTTCGCCACCGACCAATACCCGTGCACCTTTCTCGACGGCATCGGCCACCAGTTCTTCCATCTTTGCCAATTGCCTTGGGTTGGCCAAGGGACCTACTTGAGTGTCTGGATGCAGGCCATCGCCGATTCTCAGGGCTTTGGTTGCAGCGACAAAGTGATCGACAAATGCTTGATAGGCACCACGCTGGATCAGAAATCGAGTGGATGAAATGCACACCTGTCCGGTCCCACGAAACCGGTTCGCGACACCTTCGGTTGCAGCCTTTTCAATATCTGCATCTTCGAATACGAGCACGGGGCCGTGCCCACCCAACTCAAGGGTGATGGGCTTAACGCCTTCGGCAGCTCGGGCAGATAGCAGGCGACCGATGGGCACTGAGCCGGTAAAGGTCACTTTGCGAATGATCGGTGAGGCGATCAGATGGCTGGACACTTGATCCGGTACGCCGAAGACCACCTGCAGCACCCCTTTGGGCAAGCCTGCGTCGTCGAGCGCACGAGCCAGGGCCAGCGCTGTGGAAGGACTTTCTTCACCTGGTTTGAGGATAACGCTGCACCCGGCGGCCAAGGCTGCCGAGAGCTTGCGGGCTGGAGTAATGGCCGGGAAGTTCCAGGGTGTGAACGCTGCCACTGGGCCGATGGCCTGGCGTTTGACCAGTTGCAGTACGCCAGGACGGTTGGCCGGTACCACGCGGCCATCAATACGCCGGGCGCTCTCGGCGAACCACTCGAAGTATTCCGCCGCACGTGTCACTTCATCCATGCTTTCACCCAGTGGCTTGCCTTCTTCCAGGGTCATTTGCGCGGCGATGTGCGGGGCTCGTTCAATGATCAGGTCGGCGGCCCGCTTGAGGATTTTTGCGCGTTTGTCAGGTACGGTCTGGCGCCATTGTTCGAAGCTCAGTCGAGCCACCTCAAGGGCGTTATCAAGGTCACCTGCGGTGGCGAGGGGGACGCGCCCGATAATCCGTCCGGTCGCCGGGTTAACGACAGCAGCAGTGTCGCGCCCTTGGTCACTGATCCATTCACCACCGATGAAAAGATAAAGCGGGTCGTAGGGAGTGTTCATGATGTGGCCTTCATTTGGTTGTCAGGGTTTGGTATGACGCTCGGCGCCTGAGTGGCTTTGCCGCAGGGCCTGTTGAGGCGGCCTGTGCAACCAAGTCTATGGAAGGCGACACCGTTGATTTAGTCGGCCCAGAGGGAATCATTGTTGTCAGCAGAGGTAATATCGAGCCTCGGGACGAGCGTGTAGCATCATGGAAAAATGCGTGTTGTCACGGGTATGCGTCAGATCTGAAGGAAGGTCGCAATGGATAAGCTTTCGAACATGTCGGTCTACATAAAGGTTGTCGAGATGGGCAGTTTCACTGCCGTGGCAAATCATCTGGACTCCACAGTAGGTAACGTATCGCGTGCTGTTTCTGCACTTGAAAACGTGCTCGATGCGCGTCTATTGCAACGCTCGACCCGGCGCCTGTCGGTCACCGATGCGGGGCGGCGGTTCTATGAGCGGTGCAGGAAAATTCTGGCTGATCTTGAGAGTGCGGAAGCCGAAGCAAGCAACGCGGCCTTGCAGCCCAGGGGAACACTACGTGTGCATTGCGTACCCGGACTGGCCCGGCATCTGGTCACGGGGGCCGTGCTGGAATACCGCAAACATTTTCCGGATGTCACTGTGGATTTATTGCTTTCCCAGCGCATGCCTAACCTGCTTGAAGACCAGCTGGATGTCTCAATTCTGATTGCCCGAACGCTGCCTGATTCGGCGTATGTCAGCCAAAAGATCGGTGTCAGCCATTGCGTTCTGGTGGCATCACCAGACTACCTGGCTCGACATGCGCCGCCCGTGACGCCGAAAGATCTCGCTGATCACCAGTGTCTGCTGCTGGGCACCGTGGACTATGTCAGGGATGAATGGCAACTGAAGAGCAAGGCGGGCGACGCGACATTTGTCCCTGCCGGGCCAAGTTTCAGTGTGAACGATATGGATGCGATGGCGGTGGCTATTCGGGAGGGGGCTGGAATTGGGTTGCTGGCCGGGTTTACGGCTGTCGACGATTTGCGCTCCGGGAAGCTGGTGCGGGTTTTGCCTGACTTCCATACGTATGAGCGCAACGTCTATGCCATCTATAACTCACGACAGTTTGTCGATGCAAAAATCACCCGCTTCATCGACACGTTAAAGGATAGGGTGGGTCGTCAGCTGGCAGCCACCGCTCAGGAACTCATCCATTGAAATACCGCGAGTCATAAGTATTTGCACCTCGACATGACAACTTTCGAGCAGCTCGCCTAAGCGCAAGGATATGTAGCCCCCCAAAAACCACCACCGGTAGCATCGGCTGGCCAATACCCAATAGTGAATTAAGCTATGAGGGCTGACCGCTTCCCGGATCAAGTCGCTTTCAGGACACGTTAAGTCGTCTGTGTGCAATCGCCACCCCCCGGGAATGGCAAGCTGTAACGATGCCCCGGACCTGGTGCGCCTAGACACTTGGCCGGAGAGCGAGAAGAATGGTGACTGGATCAGCCACGCGTCCGTGACGTGGCCCGGCACCGCAGCCAAGACTCCGGACGGCCATCGCCCATGCGGCGGTGTCGTTCGAGATGCCGAGGTACGTTTATGCCTGATGAGACGCTTCACCTGCCTCTGATTCATAGCGTGTTGCAGCGCGAAAAGGACACCCCCGGTGCCTTGCTGCCGATTCTCCACGCCATCCAGGAAGGCTGCGGGTACGTTCCCGACGCCGCCGTCCCGGAGATTGCCCATGCCTTGAACCTCAGCCAGGCTGAAGTGCGCGGCGTAATCAGCTTCTACCACGATTTTCGGACCTCGCCGCCGGCGCGCCATACGCTGCGTCTGTGCCGGGCCGAGTCCTGCCAGAGCATGGGGGCCGAAGGCCTGGCTGCGCAGTTGCGTGAGCAACTGGCGCTGGATGACCACGGCACCAGTGCCGATGGCAGCATCAGCCTGCGTCCCGTCTATTGCCTGGGTGCCTGCGTCTGTTCACCCGCTCTGGAGCTGGACGGTGAGCTGCATGCGCGGTTAACCCCCGAGCGCTTGCGCGAGCTGGTGAAGGGTTGTATGGAGGAGGGCGCATGCTGAAGCTCTGTATCCCCCGTGATTCAGTGGCCCGTGCCGTGGGGGCGGACAAGGTCGCCGCTGCACTGGTGAGTGAGGCTGAGCGTCGACAACTGCCGCTTGAGCTGCGCCGCACCAGTTCCCGTGGGCTCTACTGGTTGGAGCCGATGCTGGAGCTTGAAACCGCCAATGGTCGGCTGGGCTTTGGCCCGATCACGCCGCAAGACGTGCCGAGCCTGCTCGATGCCCTGGCGGGAGATCCTGCCAGCCATCCGCTGGCCTTGGGGCCGGTTGAAGAAATCCCGTATCTCAAAAGCCAGCAGCGTCTGCTGTTTGCGCGTGCCGGCGTCACTCAACCGCTGTCTCTGGACGATTACCGTGCCCAAGGTGGTTTTCTCGGGCTTGCGCGGGCGATCCAGATGGACGGCGCAGAGGTGGTCGCCAGCGTGCTCGATTCCGGCCTGCGTGGCCGCGGTGGCGCGGCCTTCCCGGCGGGCATCAAGTGGCGCACCGTTCGCGACGCGGTAGGGGCACAGAAGTACGTGGTGTGTAACGCCGATGAGGGCGACTCCGGCACCTTTGCCGACCGCATGTTGATGGAAGGCGATCCGTTCCTTTTGATCGAAGGCATGATTATCGCGGGCATCGCCGTCGGCGCGACCATGGGCTACATCTATGTGCGTTCGGAATACCCGGACGCGGTTGCCACCCTCAACGCCGCGCTGGGCATCGCTCGCGAGGCGGGTTACCTGGGGACGAACGTGGGCGGCAGCGGTCGCGCGTTCGAGCTGGAAGTCCGGGTGGGCGCCGGGGCCTACATCTGCGGTGAGGAAACCGCCCTGCTGGAATCGCTGGAGGGCAAGCGCGGCACCGTTCGCGCCAAACCGCCATTGCCGGCGCTGCAAGGTTTGTTCGGGCTGCCGACACTGGTGCACAACGTGCTGACCCTGGCCTCTGTGCCCGTGATCCTGGAGAAGGGCGCGCAGTTTTACCGTGATTTCGGCATGGGCCGTTCCCTGGGCACGATGCCTTTTCAACTGGCGGGCAACATCCGCCACGGTGGTCTGGTGGAGCGCGCCTTCGGTTTGAGCCTGCGTGAGCTGGTGGAAGGTTATGGTGGCGGTACCGCCAGCGGTCGGCCACTCAAGGCCGCGCAGGTGGGTGGACCGTTGGGTGCCTGGGTGCCGCCTTCGCAGTTCGACACGCCGTTGGACTACGAGGCATTCGCCGCCATGGGCGCCATGCTCGGCCACGGTGGCGTGGTGGTGGCCGATGACAGCCTGGACATGGCCCAGATGGCCCGTTTCGCCCTGCAGTTCTGCGCCGAGGAGTCCTGTGGCAAGTGTACGCCGTGCCGGATTGGCTCCACCCGTGGCGTGGAAGTGGTGGACCGCTTGATCGCCAGCACCGATGCCGCTGCGCGCCAGGAGCAGGCACTGCTGCTGCATGACCTTTGCGACACTATGCAATACGGCTCGCTCTGCGCCCTGGGTGGGATGACTTCCTTTCCCGTCGGCAGCGCCCTCAAGCATTTTCCCGCCGACTTCGGTCTGGCGACCACGGAGGCCGACCAATGATCAATATCTTCGACCCAAGCAGCGATATCGACCTTGGCACCCCGGCACGTGAAAGCGATGTGCAGGTCAGCCTGACCATTGATGGCCGCGAAATCAGCGTCGCCTCCGGCACTTCGGTGATGCGCGCGGCGGCCATGCTCGGCACCACCATTCCAAAACTCTGCGCCACTGACAGCCTGGAAGCCTTCGGCTCCTGCCGCATGTGCCTGGTGGAGATCGACGGTATGCGCGGCTACCCGGCGTCCTGCACCACGCCAGTGACGCCAGGCATGGTGGTGCGCACTCAAACGTCCAAACTGGCCGATCTGCGGCGCAACGTGATGGAAATGTACATTTCCGATCACCCGCTGGACTGCCTGACTTGCGCAGCCAACGGTAATTGCGAATTGCAGACGGTGGCGGGGCAGGTGGGCCTGCGCGAGGTGCGCTACGGCTACGAAGGCGCCAATCACCTGGCCGAAGCCAAGGACGTCTCCAACCCCTATTTCGAGTATGACCCGAGCAAGTGCATCGTCTGTAACCGGTGTGTGCGTGCCTGTGAGGAAATCCAGGGCACCTTTGCCCTGACGATCACCGGACGCGGCTTCGATTCCCGCGTAGCGGCGGCCGGCGGTGACAACTTCCTCGACTCCGAATGCGTCTCCTGCGGCGCCTGCGTCCAGGCCTGCCCGACGGCGACCCTGATCGACAAGAGCGTCGTGGAGATCGGCCAACCGGAGCGCAGTGTCATCACCACCTGTGCCTATTGCGGTGTGGGCTGCTCCTTCCGCGCCGAAATGAAAGGCGAGCAACTGGTGCGCATGGTCCCGGACAAGAACGGCCAGGCCAACCATGGCCACTCCTGCGTCAAGGGCCGCTTCGCCTGGGGTTACGCCACCCACCCGGACCGCATCACCACGCCGATGATCCGCAAACACATCAGCGACCCGTGGCAGGAAGTCAGCTGGGAAGAGGCGGTCACCTACGCGGCCAGCGAATTGCGCCGCATCCAGCTCAAATACGGGCGCGACTCCATCGGCGGCATCACCTCCAGCCGCTGCACCAACGAAGAAACCTATCTGGTGCAGAAACTGGTGCGCACCGCTTTCGGCAACAACAACGTCGACACGTGCGCCAGGGTCTGCCATTCGCCCACGGGTTATGGCCTCAAGCAGACCTTGGGCGAATCCGCCGGCACCCAGAATTTCGACTCGGTGATGAAGGCCGACGTGATCCTGGTGATGGGCGCCAACCCCACCGACGCTCACCCGGTGTTCGGCTCCCAGCTCAAGCGTCGCTTGCGCCAGGGCGCTCGGCTGATCGTCATCGACCCGCGTCGTATCGATCTGGTGGACTCCCCCCATGCCCGTGCCGACCTGCACTTGCAACTGCGTCCGGGCACCAACGTGGCCATGCTCAATGCGCTGGCCCATGTGATTGTCACTGAGGGGTTGGTCAACCAGCCTTTCGTCGAGGAGCGCTGCGAGGCGGCGGATTTCACCCGTTGGCGCGACTTCGTCAGCCAGCCGGAAAACTCGCCCGAAGTCCTGGGACCGGTGTGTGGCGTGCCCGCCGAGCAGATCCGTGCTGCCGCGCGGCTGTACGCCAGCGTTAACAATGCGGCTATCTACTATGGCCTCGGCGTCACCGAACACAGCCAGGGCAGCACCTCGGTGATGGGTATCGCCAACCTGGCCATGGTCACCGGCAACATCGGCCGCGAAGGGGTCGGGGTGAATCCGCTGCGCGGGCAGAACAATGTCCAGGGCTCCTGCGACATGGGTTCTTTCCCCCACGAGTTGCCGGGCTATCGGCACATTTCCAACGAGACGGTACGCGCCCAGTTCGAACAGGCCTGGAACGTGACGCTGCAACCCGATCCGGGGTTGCGCATTCCCAATATGTTCGAAGCAGCGCTGGACGGGACCTTCAAGGCGCTGTACTGCCAGGGCGAGGATATCGCCCAGAGCGACCCGAACACCCAGCACGTGACTGCGGCGCTGTCGGCCATGGAATGCGTGGTGGTGCAGGATATCTTCCTCAACGAGACGGCCAAGTTCGCCCATGTGTTCCTGCCGGGCAGCTCGTTCCTTGAGAAGGACGGCACCTTCACCAACGCCGAGCGCCGCATCTCCCGGGTGCGCAAGGTGATGGAACCGCTGGCCGGTAAGGCCGACTGGGAAGCCACCGTGGCCCTGGCCGATGCCTTGGGCTACAAGATGCACTACAGCCATCCTTCGCAGATCATGGATGAGATCGCTCGCCTGACGCCGACCTTCAGCCGCGTCAGCTACGCCGAACTGGATCGTCACGGCAGCCTGCAATGGCCGTGCAACGATGCCGCACCGGACGGCACGCCGACCATGCACATCGATCAGTTCGTCCGCGGCAAAGGGCGCTTCATGCTCACCGGCTACGTGCCCACCGAGGAGAAGGTCAACGGCCGCTACCCGCTGCTGCTGACCACCGGACGCATCCTCAGCCAGTACAACGTCGGCGCCCAGACCCGACGCACCGACAACGTGGCCTGGCATGAGGAGGACCGCCTGGAAATCCACCCGACTGACGCCGAGAATCGCGGCATCGTCGAGGGCGACTGGGTCGGTATCGGCAGTCGCGCCGGGCAGACCGTACTGCGTGCGAAAGTCACCGAGCGGGTGGCGCCTGGGGTGGTCTACACCACCTTCCACTTCCCTGAGTCGGGCGCCAACGTCATCACCACCGACAACTCCGACTGGGCCACCAACTGCCCGGAATACAAAGTGACGGCGGTCGAGATCGTGCGGGTCAGCCAGCCTTCCGAATGGCAGAAGCGTTACCAGGCCTTCAGTGATGAACAGGGGCGTCTGCTCAGAGAACGTCGCCATGCCGAGAAAGCCGAGGTGCGGCGATGAGTTCCGAAAGCCTGATCAAGATGGCTAACCAGATCGCGCAGTACTTCGCCAGTGAACCGGATCACGCGCAGGCAGTGAACGGTGTGCGCCAACACATAAAGAGCTTCTGGACGCCGGCCATGCGTCGCCAGCTAAGTGCTTGGCAAACCGAGCACCCGGGCGCAGTACTGCATCCCCTGGTGCTGGCGGCACTGACGGAAACCACGGAGGGGGCGGTCTAGCCGGGGCTGCGATTGCAGGAGAAACCAGGCAAGTCAGCCGCCGTGCTCGTTCGTCCGGCTGCTGACTTCCGCCGGTACGTCATCCCCGGCCATGCGTTTGCGAAACAACGCGGCCCGGGCCAGCAACAGGGTGGTCACCGGCACCGTGATGGACAGCAGGATCGGTATCAGCCAGGCATGCAGGACCGGCTCGGACTTGAGCGCTGAAAAATAGATGATCGAGGCCAGTGCCACGCACCAGGCGCCCAGTGTCGAAGCCAGGGCCGGCGGGTGCATGCGCTGGAAATAGTCCTTCAAACGCACCAGGCCGATCGCTCCGGCCAGGGCGAACAAGCTGCTGAGTACCAGCAGGATCGCCACGGGAATTTCGACCCACATCGACAGTTCGCCGTTCATTCAATCACCTCGCCGCGCAACAGGAACTTGGCCAGGGCGAACGAGCCGACAAAGCCAAACAGGGCAATCATCAGTGCCG encodes the following:
- a CDS encoding NYN domain-containing protein, giving the protein MAIHAPTVTQKHLAVLIDADNAAAAIVEGLFEEIAKYGVANVKRIYGDWTGPQLGGWKKVLLDHSIQPIQQFAYTKGKNATDSALIIDAMDLLYTRRFDGFCLVSSDSDFTRLASRLREEGLTVYGFGEEKTPRPFVSACDKFIYTELLRGEVLGASSNGHDRPEPESPAEIETVNVASAPEAKKLPKAPVSFIAKILDDIADEDGWVHLGALGTNISKLRPEFDPRTHGYKKLSELIKGYPDTFELQTRGTSGVGGSVLYARHRQPGL
- a CDS encoding NAD(P)H-quinone oxidoreductase codes for the protein MKAINIREFGAADVLELAEAANPEVRPTDLLVRVYAAGVNRADLTHRTGGYGHPNFGDSLIIGLEIAGEVIEAGSEVSGFEVGDRVMGVVGGGAYAELARIDYRMAMHIPAQLDYVHAAAIPEVFVTAHEAMMHLARLKASDSVLIHAAAGGVGSAAVQLAYATGATVYATTEGSKLSRVEHLGADVAIDYKTQDFAEVIADKTNGRGVDVVIDFVGEPYFARNVASLAHGGRLIQVGILGGGGKVTIELEQILYRHLQIIGTVMKSRTQPEKHDMIRRFREHWLDRFDGAASLEPVVDSTFPLSRAADAHRRMESSANVGKIILTLQPEDLV
- a CDS encoding nucleotidyltransferase family protein encodes the protein MANPINAEITSRLPSLGLNQCMLTAGCLFQAVWNHQSQLPPAWGVKDYDVFYFDSNLSWDAENEVINAAQRLFQDLEVNVEIKNQARVHLWYRQRFGADYPQLQSAKDGIDRYLVSGTCIGLDVETGEVYAPNGLTDTEQGLLRINPKNPKPDLFDQKVKSYQARWPWLRIVETQS
- the fdhF gene encoding formate dehydrogenase subunit alpha, whose product is MINIFDPSSDIDLGTPARESDVQVSLTIDGREISVASGTSVMRAAAMLGTTIPKLCATDSLEAFGSCRMCLVEIDGMRGYPASCTTPVTPGMVVRTQTSKLADLRRNVMEMYISDHPLDCLTCAANGNCELQTVAGQVGLREVRYGYEGANHLAEAKDVSNPYFEYDPSKCIVCNRCVRACEEIQGTFALTITGRGFDSRVAAAGGDNFLDSECVSCGACVQACPTATLIDKSVVEIGQPERSVITTCAYCGVGCSFRAEMKGEQLVRMVPDKNGQANHGHSCVKGRFAWGYATHPDRITTPMIRKHISDPWQEVSWEEAVTYAASELRRIQLKYGRDSIGGITSSRCTNEETYLVQKLVRTAFGNNNVDTCARVCHSPTGYGLKQTLGESAGTQNFDSVMKADVILVMGANPTDAHPVFGSQLKRRLRQGARLIVIDPRRIDLVDSPHARADLHLQLRPGTNVAMLNALAHVIVTEGLVNQPFVEERCEAADFTRWRDFVSQPENSPEVLGPVCGVPAEQIRAAARLYASVNNAAIYYGLGVTEHSQGSTSVMGIANLAMVTGNIGREGVGVNPLRGQNNVQGSCDMGSFPHELPGYRHISNETVRAQFEQAWNVTLQPDPGLRIPNMFEAALDGTFKALYCQGEDIAQSDPNTQHVTAALSAMECVVVQDIFLNETAKFAHVFLPGSSFLEKDGTFTNAERRISRVRKVMEPLAGKADWEATVALADALGYKMHYSHPSQIMDEIARLTPTFSRVSYAELDRHGSLQWPCNDAAPDGTPTMHIDQFVRGKGRFMLTGYVPTEEKVNGRYPLLLTTGRILSQYNVGAQTRRTDNVAWHEEDRLEIHPTDAENRGIVEGDWVGIGSRAGQTVLRAKVTERVAPGVVYTTFHFPESGANVITTDNSDWATNCPEYKVTAVEIVRVSQPSEWQKRYQAFSDEQGRLLRERRHAEKAEVRR
- a CDS encoding NAD-dependent succinate-semialdehyde dehydrogenase — protein: MNTPYDPLYLFIGGEWISDQGRDTAAVVNPATGRIIGRVPLATAGDLDNALEVARLSFEQWRQTVPDKRAKILKRAADLIIERAPHIAAQMTLEEGKPLGESMDEVTRAAEYFEWFAESARRIDGRVVPANRPGVLQLVKRQAIGPVAAFTPWNFPAITPARKLSAALAAGCSVILKPGEESPSTALALARALDDAGLPKGVLQVVFGVPDQVSSHLIASPIIRKVTFTGSVPIGRLLSARAAEGVKPITLELGGHGPVLVFEDADIEKAATEGVANRFRGTGQVCISSTRFLIQRGAYQAFVDHFVAATKALRIGDGLHPDTQVGPLANPRQLAKMEELVADAVEKGARVLVGGEALSREGFFFQPTVLADVPLNARVMHEEPFGPIAVLMPFDELADGLKEANRLPYGLSAYAFTSSARTAIDVADGLEAGMIGINQYRIVATELPFGGMKESGHGSEGGIEGIEHYLTHKFISQV
- a CDS encoding carboxymuconolactone decarboxylase family protein gives rise to the protein MSKINFSSPREAARAFTPKLSQFVDSTLYPQIWSDPALSPRDRSLITVAALIAGGHSEELPAHLRRAVGNGVNHDEIAAAITHLAFYVGFPGAITASAIANATFTESEKNPA
- a CDS encoding formate dehydrogenase beta subunit, whose translation is MLKLCIPRDSVARAVGADKVAAALVSEAERRQLPLELRRTSSRGLYWLEPMLELETANGRLGFGPITPQDVPSLLDALAGDPASHPLALGPVEEIPYLKSQQRLLFARAGVTQPLSLDDYRAQGGFLGLARAIQMDGAEVVASVLDSGLRGRGGAAFPAGIKWRTVRDAVGAQKYVVCNADEGDSGTFADRMLMEGDPFLLIEGMIIAGIAVGATMGYIYVRSEYPDAVATLNAALGIAREAGYLGTNVGGSGRAFELEVRVGAGAYICGEETALLESLEGKRGTVRAKPPLPALQGLFGLPTLVHNVLTLASVPVILEKGAQFYRDFGMGRSLGTMPFQLAGNIRHGGLVERAFGLSLRELVEGYGGGTASGRPLKAAQVGGPLGAWVPPSQFDTPLDYEAFAAMGAMLGHGGVVVADDSLDMAQMARFALQFCAEESCGKCTPCRIGSTRGVEVVDRLIASTDAAARQEQALLLHDLCDTMQYGSLCALGGMTSFPVGSALKHFPADFGLATTEADQ
- a CDS encoding LysR family transcriptional regulator, which translates into the protein MDKLSNMSVYIKVVEMGSFTAVANHLDSTVGNVSRAVSALENVLDARLLQRSTRRLSVTDAGRRFYERCRKILADLESAEAEASNAALQPRGTLRVHCVPGLARHLVTGAVLEYRKHFPDVTVDLLLSQRMPNLLEDQLDVSILIARTLPDSAYVSQKIGVSHCVLVASPDYLARHAPPVTPKDLADHQCLLLGTVDYVRDEWQLKSKAGDATFVPAGPSFSVNDMDAMAVAIREGAGIGLLAGFTAVDDLRSGKLVRVLPDFHTYERNVYAIYNSRQFVDAKITRFIDTLKDRVGRQLAATAQELIH
- a CDS encoding formate dehydrogenase subunit gamma, with translation MPDETLHLPLIHSVLQREKDTPGALLPILHAIQEGCGYVPDAAVPEIAHALNLSQAEVRGVISFYHDFRTSPPARHTLRLCRAESCQSMGAEGLAAQLREQLALDDHGTSADGSISLRPVYCLGACVCSPALELDGELHARLTPERLRELVKGCMEEGAC